A window of Marinobacter salarius contains these coding sequences:
- the putA gene encoding bifunctional proline dehydrogenase/L-glutamate gamma-semialdehyde dehydrogenase PutA translates to MFNASKVLEPAFQEQPKSFFWQAITANYAVDETRYLKELIPLAQSNASEHRDVVETATSLIRKVREQDDSVHMVDALLQEYSLDTEEGILLMCLAEALMRIPDKYTADALIQDKLSDADWKKHVGRSESTLVNASTWGLLLTGRVVKMDKRLDGSPSSIWKRLIKRSGEPVIRSAMYQAMAIMGKQFVLGRDIDEALRNAREYRELGYTYSFDMLGEAAMTKDDADRYLKDYMDAIESVGNDTYPNSRAPAPSISIKLSALHPRYEASQEERVLEELYTTVIDLLTFAREKKVSITIDAEEMDRLEISLKLFEKAFTSPVAKGWGGFGLVVQAYSKRALPVLCWLTKLAKQQGDEIPIRLVKGAYWDTEIKICQQLGLEGYPVFTRKEATDTSYLACLRYLLSGYTEGALYPQLASHNAHTVSSVLTMVRNKGRRVEFQRLHGMGDALYNSILEDNNLPVRIYAPVGAHKELLPYLVRRLLENGANSSFVHRLVDAATPIEALVQNPVQELQGYDSLPNDRIPLPVDIFGNERRNSKGMNIHVAAHLDPLLNHLGQWAMTRWEAAPVIRGEKRRYGSQSDVHAPYDRSQHVGQVYWATEAMAEEALAVATEGFASWRERPAEDRADCLERYADLMEVNMQELMAICCREAGKTIQDGIDEVREAVDFCRYYALQGRSRFGKAMALPGPTGESNELYMEGRGVFLCISPWNFPLAIFTGQVMAALVAGNAVIAKPAEQTSLVAQRAFELMLEAGFPPDVIQFLPGDGATIGGKLTPDPRIAGVAFTGSTQVAHILNRTLAQREGAIVPLIAETGGQNAMIVDSSALPEQVVRDVIQSAFASAGQRCSALRVLYIQKEVADRTESLLAGAMQELTVGNPERHSTDIGPVIDQKAQDDLKAHLTELGNHASLVSQSPLPKACSGGYFIPPSAYVISSINELKDEHFGPVLHIVRYTAEKLDDVIDEINAAGYGLTLGIHSRSESTAAYIERRVKVGNTYVNRNQIGAVVGVQPFGGRGLSGTGPKAGGPHYLLRFATERTRTINTTAVGGNASLLSLGIEKV, encoded by the coding sequence ATGTTCAATGCAAGCAAGGTGCTCGAGCCTGCATTTCAGGAACAGCCAAAGTCGTTCTTCTGGCAAGCGATTACTGCCAACTACGCCGTTGACGAAACACGTTACCTCAAAGAACTGATTCCCCTTGCCCAAAGCAATGCTTCTGAGCATCGAGACGTCGTTGAAACGGCAACGAGCCTGATCAGAAAGGTCCGCGAGCAGGATGACTCGGTCCATATGGTTGATGCACTGCTGCAGGAATACAGCCTTGATACCGAAGAAGGCATTCTGCTGATGTGTCTGGCCGAGGCGTTAATGCGTATCCCCGACAAATACACCGCCGATGCGTTGATTCAGGACAAGCTGTCGGACGCCGACTGGAAGAAGCACGTGGGCCGCAGTGAGTCGACCCTGGTTAACGCTTCCACCTGGGGGCTGCTGCTGACCGGTCGTGTGGTCAAGATGGATAAACGGCTGGATGGCTCCCCGTCCAGTATCTGGAAGCGTCTTATCAAGCGTAGCGGCGAGCCGGTCATTCGGAGTGCGATGTACCAGGCCATGGCCATTATGGGCAAACAGTTCGTACTCGGACGGGATATCGACGAAGCATTGAGGAACGCCCGCGAGTACCGGGAGTTGGGCTACACCTACTCCTTCGACATGCTCGGCGAAGCGGCAATGACCAAGGACGACGCTGACCGTTACCTGAAGGACTACATGGATGCCATTGAGTCCGTGGGAAACGATACCTACCCGAACAGCCGGGCACCGGCGCCCTCGATTTCCATCAAGCTATCCGCCCTGCACCCTCGATACGAGGCTTCCCAGGAAGAGCGGGTTCTGGAAGAGCTCTACACAACGGTCATTGACCTGCTGACGTTTGCGCGGGAAAAGAAGGTGTCCATTACCATCGATGCCGAGGAAATGGATCGGCTGGAAATTTCGCTAAAGCTGTTTGAGAAGGCATTTACGTCACCGGTTGCAAAGGGGTGGGGTGGTTTTGGCCTGGTTGTCCAGGCCTATTCCAAGCGTGCTTTGCCGGTATTGTGCTGGTTGACCAAACTGGCGAAACAGCAGGGTGACGAGATCCCCATTCGCCTGGTCAAAGGGGCCTACTGGGACACCGAGATCAAAATCTGCCAGCAGTTGGGCCTGGAGGGCTACCCCGTATTCACGCGCAAAGAGGCCACCGATACCTCTTATCTGGCGTGTCTGCGTTATTTGCTGAGTGGCTACACCGAAGGAGCGCTGTATCCGCAGCTTGCGAGCCACAACGCCCATACGGTTTCCTCGGTTCTGACCATGGTGAGGAACAAAGGTCGCAGGGTCGAGTTCCAGCGCCTGCACGGTATGGGAGACGCCCTCTACAACAGCATCCTTGAGGACAACAATCTTCCGGTTCGTATCTACGCTCCTGTTGGCGCCCATAAGGAGCTGTTGCCGTATCTGGTACGACGGCTGCTGGAGAATGGTGCGAACTCCTCGTTTGTTCATCGTTTGGTGGACGCGGCCACGCCTATTGAGGCTCTGGTGCAGAATCCGGTTCAGGAACTGCAGGGATACGACTCACTGCCCAACGACCGTATTCCACTGCCCGTCGATATCTTTGGCAACGAGCGGCGCAACTCCAAAGGGATGAATATCCATGTGGCTGCCCATTTGGACCCGTTACTGAACCATCTTGGCCAATGGGCAATGACACGCTGGGAAGCTGCGCCAGTCATTCGTGGCGAAAAGCGCCGGTATGGATCGCAGAGTGATGTCCATGCGCCCTACGATCGTTCCCAGCACGTTGGTCAGGTGTACTGGGCGACCGAAGCCATGGCGGAAGAAGCTCTGGCCGTTGCAACGGAAGGCTTCGCTTCCTGGCGGGAGCGCCCGGCGGAGGATCGCGCCGACTGTCTCGAGCGATACGCCGACTTGATGGAAGTGAATATGCAGGAACTCATGGCGATCTGCTGCCGTGAAGCCGGAAAAACCATTCAGGATGGTATCGACGAGGTGCGCGAAGCCGTCGATTTCTGCCGCTATTATGCCCTCCAGGGCAGATCCCGCTTTGGCAAGGCCATGGCTCTACCTGGCCCTACAGGCGAGAGCAATGAGCTCTACATGGAAGGGCGGGGTGTCTTCCTCTGCATCAGCCCCTGGAACTTCCCCCTGGCTATTTTTACTGGCCAGGTGATGGCGGCGTTGGTGGCAGGGAATGCCGTGATCGCCAAGCCTGCGGAACAGACAAGTCTGGTTGCTCAGCGAGCTTTTGAGCTGATGCTGGAAGCGGGCTTCCCACCCGACGTGATTCAATTTTTACCCGGTGATGGCGCAACAATCGGCGGCAAACTGACCCCGGACCCCAGAATTGCCGGCGTCGCCTTCACCGGCTCTACACAGGTAGCGCACATCCTCAATCGCACTCTGGCGCAGCGTGAAGGGGCGATTGTGCCCCTCATCGCCGAGACCGGCGGACAGAATGCCATGATTGTGGATAGCAGTGCGCTGCCGGAGCAGGTGGTCAGAGATGTCATCCAGTCCGCTTTCGCCAGTGCCGGGCAGCGTTGTTCGGCACTGCGTGTGCTTTATATCCAGAAAGAGGTCGCTGATCGTACAGAAAGCCTGCTGGCGGGCGCGATGCAGGAACTGACTGTCGGTAACCCTGAGCGTCATAGCACCGATATAGGGCCGGTTATTGACCAAAAGGCGCAGGATGACCTGAAAGCCCATCTGACCGAGCTGGGCAACCATGCCAGCTTGGTGTCGCAGTCGCCATTACCGAAGGCCTGCAGCGGGGGCTACTTTATTCCACCGTCCGCCTACGTCATTTCAAGTATCAACGAGTTGAAAGACGAACACTTCGGCCCCGTTCTTCATATAGTCCGCTACACTGCAGAGAAGCTGGACGATGTGATCGATGAAATTAATGCGGCGGGTTATGGGCTTACCCTGGGTATTCACAGCAGAAGTGAGTCCACTGCGGCCTATATCGAGCGACGAGTAAAAGTGGGCAATACCTACGTTAACCGAAACCAGATTGGCGCGGTTGTTGGTGTTCAGCCTTTCGGGGGGAGGGGGCTTTCCGGTACCGGTCCCAAAGCTGGAGGACCGCACTACCTGCTGCGGTTTGCTACGGAGAGAACCCGCACCATCAACACCACGGCGGTGGGTGGAAACGCGTCACTGTTGTCGCTTGGCATTGAAAAGGTTTGA
- the putP gene encoding sodium/proline symporter PutP, with protein sequence MAIGVWISLFAYFALMIAIGVYAMRRATSSSEDYMLGGRALSPKVAALSAGASDMSGWLLLGLPGALFASGLGSAWIGIGLLVGAFFNWTLVAPRLREQTVHYGNAITIPSFLANRFPTQALSLRTVSAIVIVVFFAVYTASGLVAGGKLFESAFSGIFNFGGLSDYAVGIVITLGVVLAYTVVGGFLAVSMTDFVQGCIMMLALVIMPAVVLFGEGGGGFAQASQTLNEVDPTLLSWTEGLTLIGWLSAVTWGLGYFGQPHIIVRFMAIRTLDEVPTARNIGMSWMLISLIGAVSLGVFGRAYAIRNGMNIEDPETIFILLSDLLFHPLITGFLYAALLAAVMSTISSQLLVSSSSLTEDFYRLFLRKEATDKECVGVGRVCVVLVGLVAAVIASDPNSQVLALVSNAWAGFGAAFGPLIILSLMWSRTNGAGAIAGMVVGAATVMIWISLGWNGEFMGGPGVYEIIPGFIAAFIAIMVVSSVTEDAGEYQAITR encoded by the coding sequence ATGGCTATTGGTGTTTGGATCAGTCTATTTGCTTACTTTGCGCTCATGATCGCCATCGGCGTTTATGCCATGCGCAGAGCTACGTCTTCATCCGAAGATTACATGTTGGGTGGGCGAGCCCTCAGTCCAAAGGTGGCAGCCCTGTCGGCTGGTGCTTCGGACATGAGTGGCTGGCTGCTTCTCGGGTTGCCCGGGGCGCTGTTTGCATCGGGCCTGGGTTCGGCCTGGATCGGTATCGGCCTGCTTGTGGGCGCGTTCTTTAACTGGACCCTGGTAGCGCCACGTCTTCGAGAACAAACGGTTCACTATGGTAATGCGATTACCATCCCGTCCTTCCTGGCCAACCGGTTCCCGACACAGGCGCTGTCCCTGCGCACCGTATCCGCCATCGTCATCGTTGTCTTCTTCGCGGTCTACACTGCATCCGGTCTGGTTGCGGGCGGCAAGCTGTTTGAAAGTGCGTTCTCCGGCATCTTTAACTTTGGCGGCTTGAGTGACTATGCCGTTGGTATTGTCATCACGCTGGGTGTGGTACTGGCCTACACCGTGGTCGGCGGCTTCCTGGCAGTAAGCATGACGGACTTCGTACAGGGCTGCATCATGATGCTGGCACTGGTCATCATGCCGGCGGTTGTGCTCTTTGGCGAGGGCGGCGGTGGTTTCGCCCAGGCGTCACAGACACTGAACGAAGTCGACCCCACGCTCCTGTCGTGGACGGAAGGCCTGACGCTCATCGGTTGGCTGTCTGCGGTAACCTGGGGTTTGGGTTATTTCGGTCAGCCACACATCATTGTTCGTTTCATGGCGATCCGTACGCTTGATGAAGTACCGACTGCCCGTAACATCGGCATGTCCTGGATGCTTATCTCCCTGATTGGCGCCGTCTCCCTTGGTGTGTTTGGCCGGGCATACGCGATTCGCAATGGCATGAATATCGAAGATCCGGAAACGATCTTTATCCTGCTCTCGGACCTGCTATTCCATCCGCTGATCACTGGCTTCCTCTACGCGGCACTGCTTGCTGCGGTCATGAGTACCATCTCCAGCCAGCTGCTGGTGTCGTCTTCTTCGCTGACCGAAGACTTCTATCGCCTGTTCCTGCGTAAAGAAGCGACCGACAAGGAATGCGTGGGCGTAGGCCGTGTGTGTGTCGTGCTGGTGGGTCTGGTTGCGGCGGTTATTGCCTCCGACCCGAACTCTCAGGTTCTGGCGCTGGTCAGTAACGCTTGGGCAGGCTTTGGTGCCGCATTTGGTCCGCTGATTATCCTGTCGCTGATGTGGTCCCGCACGAACGGTGCTGGCGCCATCGCAGGCATGGTTGTGGGTGCTGCCACCGTCATGATCTGGATCTCTCTGGGCTGGAACGGTGAGTTCATGGGTGGTCCTGGCGTGTACGAGATCATTCCTGGCTTCATTGCTGCTTTCATTGCCATTATGGTAGTGAGCTCTGTCACTGAAGATGCTGGCGAATACCAGGCCATCACCAGGTAA
- the acnB gene encoding bifunctional aconitate hydratase 2/2-methylisocitrate dehydratase: MLEAYREHVAEREALGIPPKPLNAEQTAALVDLLKNPPAGEEDTLVYLLENRVPPGVDEAAYVKAAFLTAIVKGEATSPLLDKPKAVDLLGMMQGGYNIATLVDLLDDSELAEQAGEKLKRTLLMFDAFNDVKEKMDAGNAVAKAVVESWANAEWFTNKKKVPESTKMVVFKVTGETNTDDLSPAPDAWSRPDIPLHARAAYKMERDGLKPEEPGVTGPMSQIDEIKSKGLPVAFVGDVVGTGSSRKSATNSVLWFFGDDVPGVPNKRAGGVCIGNKVAPIFFNTMEDAGALVFEAPVDDLNMGDVIDIRPYEGKILNEAGETISEFGFKSEVILDEVQAGGRIPLIIGRGLTAKARAALGMGATDIFRLPNDPEEGTKGFTLGQKMVGKACGLEEDKGVRPGTYCEPHMTTVGSQDTTGPMTRDELKDLACLGFQADLVMQSFCHTAAYPKPVDVEMQHTMPDFIRTRGGVSLRPGDGIIHSWLNRMLLPDTVGTGGDSHTRFPMGISFPAGSGLVAFAAATGVMPLDMPESVLVRFKGEMQPGITLRDLVHAIPLYGIKQGMLTVEKKGKINEFSGRILEIEGLEHLTVEQAFELSDASAERSAAGCTINLSEESVAEYLRSNITMLRWMIAEGYGDPRTLERRAQQMEEWIADPKLMRADKDAEYSHVVEIDLADIKEPIVCCPNDPDDAKFLSEVAGDKVDEVFIGSCMTNIGHFRAAGKLLEMNKEPLKTRLWMSPPTKMDQAQLMEEGYFNTYGTAGVRTEMPGCSLCMGNQARVAAKSTVLSTSTRNFPNRLGDGANVYLTSAELAAVGAVLGKLPSPAEYMEYAKDLNSMSKEIYKYLNFDQMENYTKKASEANVA, encoded by the coding sequence GTGTTAGAAGCCTATCGTGAACACGTTGCAGAACGCGAGGCTCTGGGCATTCCCCCAAAGCCTCTGAACGCCGAGCAGACTGCCGCTCTGGTCGATCTCCTTAAGAACCCGCCAGCCGGCGAAGAAGATACGCTGGTCTATCTGCTTGAAAACCGCGTTCCTCCGGGTGTGGACGAAGCCGCTTATGTAAAAGCTGCTTTCCTGACCGCCATTGTTAAGGGTGAAGCGACGTCTCCCCTGCTGGACAAGCCGAAGGCCGTTGATCTGCTGGGCATGATGCAGGGCGGTTATAACATCGCGACCCTGGTCGACCTGCTGGACGATTCTGAACTGGCCGAACAGGCCGGCGAAAAGCTCAAGCGCACCCTGCTGATGTTCGATGCCTTCAACGACGTGAAGGAAAAGATGGACGCCGGCAACGCCGTTGCCAAGGCTGTGGTTGAATCCTGGGCCAACGCCGAGTGGTTCACCAACAAGAAGAAGGTTCCTGAAAGCACCAAGATGGTGGTTTTCAAGGTTACCGGCGAAACCAATACCGATGACCTGTCACCGGCTCCCGACGCCTGGTCTCGTCCGGACATCCCGCTGCATGCCCGCGCTGCCTACAAAATGGAGCGTGATGGCCTGAAGCCGGAAGAACCCGGCGTTACCGGCCCGATGAGCCAGATTGACGAGATCAAATCCAAAGGACTGCCTGTTGCCTTCGTTGGTGACGTGGTCGGCACCGGCTCCTCACGTAAGTCTGCCACCAACTCAGTACTGTGGTTCTTCGGTGACGACGTTCCGGGTGTTCCGAACAAACGCGCCGGCGGCGTGTGCATTGGTAACAAGGTTGCTCCGATCTTCTTCAACACCATGGAAGACGCTGGCGCCCTGGTTTTCGAAGCACCGGTTGACGACCTGAACATGGGCGACGTTATCGACATCCGTCCCTACGAGGGCAAGATCCTGAACGAGGCGGGTGAAACCATCTCGGAATTCGGCTTCAAATCAGAGGTCATCCTGGACGAAGTTCAGGCCGGCGGACGTATTCCGCTGATCATCGGCCGTGGCCTGACCGCCAAGGCGCGCGCAGCACTGGGTATGGGCGCAACGGACATCTTCCGTCTGCCGAATGATCCGGAAGAAGGCACCAAGGGCTTCACCTTAGGCCAGAAGATGGTCGGCAAGGCCTGCGGCCTGGAAGAAGACAAAGGCGTTCGCCCCGGCACCTACTGCGAGCCACACATGACTACCGTGGGCTCCCAGGATACCACTGGTCCGATGACCCGTGATGAGCTGAAAGACCTGGCCTGTCTGGGCTTCCAGGCCGACCTGGTGATGCAGTCATTCTGTCACACCGCCGCCTATCCGAAGCCGGTTGACGTGGAAATGCAGCACACCATGCCGGACTTCATCCGCACCCGCGGCGGTGTTTCCCTGCGCCCGGGCGATGGCATCATCCACTCCTGGTTGAACCGCATGCTGTTGCCGGACACTGTCGGTACCGGTGGTGATTCCCACACTCGCTTCCCAATGGGTATCTCCTTCCCGGCCGGATCCGGTCTGGTGGCGTTTGCTGCAGCGACGGGCGTTATGCCCCTGGATATGCCGGAATCCGTTCTGGTTCGCTTCAAGGGCGAAATGCAGCCAGGCATCACGCTGCGCGATCTGGTACATGCGATCCCGCTGTACGGCATCAAGCAGGGCATGCTGACCGTTGAGAAGAAGGGCAAGATCAACGAATTCTCCGGTCGCATCCTGGAAATCGAAGGCCTTGAGCACCTGACCGTTGAGCAGGCATTCGAGCTCTCCGACGCGTCAGCCGAGCGTTCCGCGGCCGGTTGTACGATCAACCTGTCTGAAGAGTCCGTGGCTGAGTATCTGCGTTCGAACATCACCATGCTGCGCTGGATGATCGCCGAAGGTTATGGCGACCCACGTACCCTGGAGCGTCGCGCCCAGCAGATGGAAGAGTGGATTGCCGATCCCAAGCTGATGCGTGCCGACAAAGACGCTGAGTACTCCCACGTTGTGGAAATCGATCTGGCTGACATCAAAGAGCCGATCGTGTGCTGCCCGAACGACCCGGACGACGCCAAGTTCCTGTCCGAAGTCGCCGGTGACAAGGTCGACGAAGTGTTCATCGGCTCCTGCATGACCAACATCGGCCACTTCCGCGCTGCTGGTAAGCTGCTGGAGATGAACAAGGAGCCGCTGAAGACCCGTCTGTGGATGTCTCCGCCGACCAAGATGGACCAGGCGCAGTTGATGGAAGAAGGCTACTTCAACACCTACGGCACCGCCGGCGTTCGCACCGAAATGCCGGGCTGCTCCCTGTGCATGGGTAACCAGGCCCGCGTGGCAGCCAAGTCCACAGTGCTGTCCACCTCCACCCGTAACTTCCCGAACCGCCTGGGCGATGGTGCCAATGTGTACCTGACCTCTGCGGAACTGGCAGCGGTTGGTGCGGTACTGGGCAAACTCCCGTCTCCGGCGGAGTACATGGAGTACGCCAAGGACCTGAACAGCATGTCGAAAGAGATCTACAAGTATCTCAACTTCGACCAGATGGAGAACTACACCAAGAAGGCGTCTGAAGCGAACGTTGCTTAA
- a CDS encoding tRNA-(ms[2]io[6]A)-hydroxylase translates to MHDFLPCRTPQRWIENALANQDLMLIDHAHCEKKAASTALSLMYRYVDNTDLLNRMSRLAREELRHFEQVLAIMKKRGVSYGHLSPARYAAGLRQEVRTEDPGRLVDVLIVGAIIEARSCERFAALAPHLDATLSDFYTGLLKSEARHYRDYLTLAEHAAGNSVEDRVATFLALEQQLIETPDTEFRFHSGPV, encoded by the coding sequence ATTCATGATTTCCTGCCCTGTAGAACACCACAGCGATGGATTGAAAACGCCCTCGCTAATCAGGACCTGATGCTGATTGATCATGCTCATTGTGAGAAAAAAGCAGCGTCCACGGCCCTGAGTTTGATGTATCGCTACGTCGATAACACGGACCTGCTCAACAGGATGTCGCGTCTTGCGCGGGAAGAGTTGCGCCATTTCGAGCAAGTGCTGGCTATCATGAAAAAGCGGGGAGTGAGTTACGGTCACCTGAGCCCGGCTCGATATGCAGCCGGGTTACGGCAGGAAGTACGCACAGAAGATCCCGGTCGGCTGGTGGACGTGCTGATCGTGGGTGCCATTATCGAGGCCCGTTCCTGCGAGCGGTTCGCAGCTCTGGCACCGCATCTGGATGCGACACTGTCGGATTTCTACACCGGACTCCTGAAGTCCGAAGCCCGACACTACCGTGACTACCTGACACTAGCCGAGCACGCCGCAGGGAATTCGGTGGAGGATCGGGTGGCGACCTTCCTCGCGCTGGAGCAACAACTGATTGAGACACCAGACACCGAGTTCCGGTTTCACAGCGGGCCAGTCTGA
- a CDS encoding LysR family transcriptional regulator codes for MKFSFRQLEVFLAAAHFQNITRAADSLAMSQSAASSALKELESQFDIQLFDRVGKRLQLNELGRLYRPKVEALLAQAGELEQAFSKHTEVGALKVGATLTIGNYLAVGVMAQYMNTPTHPIVALEVANTRTIAQRVKDFELDIGLIEGELQSSELEVIPWRGDELVVFCSPDHPFARKDRLSDADLRSATWVMREQGSGTRQTFERGMHGLLPDLDILLELEHTEAIKRAVEANLGIGCLSRVCLADAFRRGSLVPLKVPEERQFDRTFYFILHKQKYRSAGIDRWIDLCEQLQDPPLPEERGLLYDRTPS; via the coding sequence ATGAAGTTTAGCTTCCGCCAACTCGAGGTCTTCCTGGCTGCGGCGCACTTCCAGAACATCACCCGTGCGGCGGATTCCCTGGCAATGTCTCAGTCCGCGGCCAGTAGCGCCCTGAAAGAACTGGAGAGCCAGTTTGATATCCAGCTCTTTGACCGGGTCGGAAAACGACTGCAGCTCAATGAGCTCGGCCGTCTCTATCGGCCAAAGGTCGAGGCTTTGCTGGCCCAGGCCGGGGAGCTGGAACAGGCGTTCAGCAAGCATACCGAAGTCGGCGCCCTGAAAGTCGGGGCTACCCTCACTATTGGTAACTATCTGGCTGTTGGCGTCATGGCCCAATACATGAATACCCCTACCCACCCGATAGTGGCGCTAGAAGTAGCCAACACCCGCACCATTGCCCAACGCGTCAAGGATTTCGAACTCGACATCGGGCTGATTGAAGGTGAACTGCAATCTTCTGAGCTGGAGGTTATACCCTGGCGAGGCGACGAGCTGGTGGTCTTCTGTTCCCCGGACCACCCCTTTGCCCGGAAGGACAGGCTTTCGGATGCAGACCTTCGCTCGGCAACCTGGGTGATGCGTGAGCAGGGTTCCGGCACCCGGCAGACCTTTGAACGCGGCATGCACGGCCTGCTTCCAGACCTGGACATACTACTGGAACTCGAGCATACCGAGGCGATCAAACGGGCGGTGGAGGCCAACCTTGGGATCGGCTGCCTGTCACGGGTGTGCCTTGCTGATGCATTCAGGCGGGGCAGCCTCGTTCCGTTGAAGGTTCCGGAGGAACGACAGTTCGACCGAACCTTCTATTTCATCCTGCACAAACAGAAGTATCGGAGCGCCGGCATCGACCGCTGGATCGACCTGTGCGAGCAACTTCAGGATCCACCGCTTCCGGAGGAGCGTGGCCTACTGTACGACAGGACACCCTCTTGA
- a CDS encoding ferredoxin--NADP reductase — MSNLNKERVTSVRHWNDTLFSFTTTRDPGFRFKNGHFTMIGLETDGKPLMRAYSIASANYEEELEFFSIKVQDGPLTSRLQKIEVGDEIMVSRKPTGTLIMDNLLPGKNLWLISTGTGLAPFISIIKDPEVYEAYDKVIVTHGVRYKSELAYQSDIEELPNNEFFGEMVDGKLLYYPTVTREDFRNTGRLTDAMENGKLTQDLDLPEFDLENDRFMVCGSPSMLKDTCSILNNMGFKEARHGNLGHYVIERAFVEQ; from the coding sequence ATGAGCAACCTGAATAAAGAGCGTGTAACAAGTGTTCGTCACTGGAACGACACACTCTTCAGCTTCACCACCACCCGTGATCCGGGGTTCCGGTTCAAGAATGGTCACTTCACAATGATTGGTCTGGAAACCGACGGTAAGCCGCTGATGCGTGCCTACAGTATTGCCAGTGCCAACTATGAAGAGGAGCTGGAGTTCTTCTCAATCAAGGTTCAGGACGGCCCGCTGACGTCACGTCTGCAAAAAATTGAGGTAGGCGATGAGATCATGGTCAGTCGCAAGCCCACCGGTACCCTGATTATGGACAACCTGCTGCCGGGTAAGAATCTTTGGCTGATCAGCACAGGCACCGGCCTGGCACCTTTTATCAGCATCATCAAGGACCCGGAAGTCTATGAGGCCTATGATAAAGTCATCGTGACCCATGGCGTTCGCTACAAGTCCGAGCTGGCGTACCAGTCCGATATTGAGGAGCTGCCGAATAACGAATTCTTCGGCGAAATGGTTGATGGCAAGCTGCTTTACTATCCCACGGTCACCCGTGAGGATTTCCGTAACACCGGGCGGCTGACCGACGCGATGGAAAACGGCAAGCTGACGCAGGACCTGGACCTGCCGGAATTTGATCTGGAAAATGACCGGTTCATGGTGTGCGGCAGTCCCAGCATGTTGAAAGACACCTGCTCCATCCTCAATAACATGGGGTTCAAGGAAGCTCGCCATGGTAACCTCGGCCACTATGTGATCGAGAGGGCCTTCGTGGAGCAGTAA
- a CDS encoding DMT family transporter: MIQWLYLSVAIVAEVIGTSFLKSSEGFTRLGPSLVVVVSYILAFYFLALTLKTLPVGVAYAVWAGAGVALIALAGYLFFGQTLDPPAIFGIGLIVAGVMVINVFSGSIG, translated from the coding sequence ATGATTCAGTGGCTATATTTGTCGGTGGCTATCGTTGCGGAGGTCATCGGAACCTCCTTTCTAAAAAGTTCTGAGGGTTTCACCCGTCTGGGGCCGTCGCTGGTTGTGGTGGTGTCCTACATCCTGGCGTTCTACTTCCTGGCGTTGACCCTGAAAACGTTGCCAGTAGGAGTGGCATACGCGGTGTGGGCCGGTGCAGGCGTGGCCTTGATTGCGCTGGCGGGTTATCTGTTTTTCGGGCAGACGCTGGACCCTCCTGCCATCTTCGGCATCGGCCTCATCGTTGCCGGCGTTATGGTAATCAACGTATTCTCAGGCAGTATAGGATGA
- a CDS encoding DUF2182 domain-containing protein yields MAKIHSWERAAIGASLGILTALAWAYMAMPMTIAAGSGLSFLGLGTVMWMVMMVAMMLPGAAPMIMTYIRVHQRRRQFQKAAVPTWLFMAGYLAVWAAFGAIAAVAQWVLHANTLMTSAMGHLDPLLGGCLLVVAGAFQFSSLKQACLNKCQSPITFLMTEWRDGAIGAFTMGARHGAFCTGCCWVLMLLMFVGGVMNLAWMAVLALYFLAEKLVPWPQTFSRITGAVLMVGGLLVGTLY; encoded by the coding sequence ATGGCTAAGATTCATTCGTGGGAGCGTGCGGCCATTGGCGCCTCCCTGGGAATCCTGACCGCATTGGCATGGGCCTATATGGCCATGCCAATGACTATTGCGGCCGGTTCAGGTCTGTCATTCCTCGGCCTCGGCACCGTCATGTGGATGGTGATGATGGTCGCCATGATGCTTCCGGGTGCGGCACCGATGATCATGACCTATATCCGGGTTCACCAGCGTCGGCGCCAGTTCCAGAAGGCCGCAGTACCAACCTGGCTTTTCATGGCCGGGTACCTTGCCGTCTGGGCTGCCTTCGGCGCAATCGCAGCCGTGGCTCAATGGGTATTGCACGCCAACACCCTGATGACCTCGGCAATGGGCCATCTGGATCCACTTCTCGGGGGCTGCCTGCTGGTTGTCGCTGGGGCTTTCCAGTTCAGCTCTCTAAAACAAGCCTGCTTGAACAAATGCCAGTCACCCATAACCTTCCTGATGACGGAATGGCGCGACGGAGCAATCGGTGCCTTTACAATGGGGGCCCGCCATGGCGCCTTCTGCACCGGCTGCTGCTGGGTGCTGATGCTGCTCATGTTCGTCGGCGGAGTGATGAACCTGGCCTGGATGGCAGTGCTTGCGCTCTATTTCCTGGCGGAGAAACTGGTGCCCTGGCCGCAAACGTTTAGCCGGATTACCGGCGCCGTTTTGATGGTCGGGGGGCTTTTAGTGGGAACCCTCTACTGA